Proteins encoded together in one Deltaproteobacteria bacterium PRO3 window:
- a CDS encoding patatin-like phospholipase family protein: MGIRIVQKSDLSKKKHHSKTALVLAGGAVSGGAFKAGGLKAFNDFLVNRKVTDFDIYVGTSAGGFLAAPLAGGIPPEEILKSLDGSSEHFSQLSPLEIYMPNWREIVEKPLQYLFNRFAYFPNILLDFFQALPNIGDSLKKGVARFFHEPNYTNYEKMVRPLAKALYSGRSAPSILSAVPTGFFDNKPLERFLRENMKRNHLSNHFKVLKRMRGKDLYISAMALDSSERAIFGWDEKNDVTISEAVQASTALPGFYKPVRIKGLDYIDGGVLKTANIDLAIEKGAELVICYNPFRPLKNIVNVEYLREKNRYVTKDPRISDNGVFGVFNQVFRAIYHSRLQDGMKRYEQDKSFKGDIILIEPKEDDTTFFQMNPFAFWTRASAAKSGFESVRMSILQHFDEIKAILGSYGIEMSRELIEQDAAKIKKAANDDREIMDVLEGRGFAKGRLRIILGGRKAREAKSS; the protein is encoded by the coding sequence TTGGGTATCCGAATCGTCCAGAAAAGCGATCTCTCCAAGAAAAAACACCACAGCAAAACCGCCCTCGTCCTCGCCGGCGGAGCCGTCTCGGGCGGCGCCTTCAAGGCGGGCGGGCTCAAGGCCTTCAACGATTTCCTGGTCAACCGAAAGGTCACCGACTTCGACATCTACGTCGGCACCTCGGCCGGCGGCTTCCTGGCGGCGCCCTTGGCGGGCGGCATCCCCCCCGAGGAAATCCTCAAGAGCCTCGACGGCAGCAGCGAACACTTCTCCCAGCTCTCGCCCCTCGAGATCTACATGCCCAACTGGCGCGAGATCGTCGAGAAACCGCTGCAGTACCTTTTCAACCGCTTCGCCTACTTCCCCAACATTTTATTGGATTTCTTCCAGGCCCTGCCCAACATCGGCGACAGCCTGAAGAAGGGCGTGGCGCGCTTCTTTCACGAGCCCAACTACACCAATTACGAAAAGATGGTTCGGCCCCTCGCCAAGGCCCTCTACAGCGGCCGATCCGCGCCCTCCATCCTCAGCGCGGTGCCCACCGGCTTCTTCGACAACAAGCCGCTCGAGCGCTTCCTGCGCGAGAACATGAAGCGCAACCACCTGAGCAACCACTTCAAAGTGCTCAAGCGGATGCGCGGAAAAGACCTCTACATCAGCGCGATGGCCCTCGACAGCTCCGAGCGAGCCATCTTCGGCTGGGACGAGAAGAACGATGTCACGATCAGCGAGGCGGTCCAGGCCTCCACCGCCCTCCCCGGCTTCTACAAGCCGGTGCGCATCAAGGGGCTAGACTACATCGACGGCGGCGTGCTCAAGACCGCCAACATCGATCTCGCCATCGAGAAGGGCGCCGAACTGGTGATCTGCTACAATCCCTTCCGCCCGCTCAAGAACATCGTCAACGTCGAATACCTGCGCGAGAAAAACCGCTACGTCACCAAGGACCCGCGCATCTCCGACAACGGCGTCTTCGGTGTCTTCAACCAGGTCTTCCGGGCGATCTACCACTCGCGCCTGCAGGACGGCATGAAGCGCTACGAGCAGGACAAAAGCTTCAAGGGCGACATCATCCTCATCGAGCCCAAAGAGGACGACACGACCTTTTTCCAGATGAACCCCTTCGCCTTCTGGACCCGCGCCAGCGCGGCCAAGTCGGGCTTCGAGTCGGTGCGGATGTCGATCCTCCAGCACTTCGACGAGATCAAGGCCATCCTGGGTTCCTACGGCATCGAGATGAGCCGCGAGCTCATCGAGCAGGACGCCGCCAAGATCAAAAAGGCCGCCAACGACGACCGCGAGATCATGGATGTCCTCGAGGGCCGCGGCTTCGCCAAGGGCCGCCTGCGCATCATCCTCGGCGGCCGCAAGGCGCGCGAGGCGAAGTCGTCATAG
- a CDS encoding DUF3808 domain-containing protein yields the protein MLSFFQRKNSPNLRRPNSLFLKSEERKARLRRIPKILLLLTLMASLGAFKHIPQGATEEMLNQALAGQTLIFNRQYQAAEAHFDRLARQYPDSPLGSFGLMALYNSKMFENFDFSLDATFEQEQRRNKVIVDKIADSKTSSAWDNFLCGASSGLRGFYYIRKDEYFKALSESNQAKKCLERALQLDPAFVDVNLGLGLFNYWKSVFTSRFKFLPFFKDRRKEGIAQIQQAIAEGSVVNDLATAALVFVYHEQSNGRLGLPLAQKLLDKYPQNIVMKNLKGNFLSLTGKQAEAIEVLNGVLKEDPSINVARYFRGLAYNRAGNYAAAKQSFEEFLANKPSAAWQAYAHYMLGHIALRNGQREEAFSQFKAGEKAYGKYNANLKMILKMRKGEI from the coding sequence ATGCTTTCTTTTTTTCAGCGCAAAAATTCTCCTAACCTTCGGCGCCCAAATTCGTTATTTCTTAAATCCGAAGAAAGGAAGGCCCGCTTGCGCCGCATTCCCAAAATACTCCTTCTCCTGACCCTGATGGCGTCCCTCGGGGCATTCAAACACATCCCGCAAGGGGCCACCGAGGAGATGCTCAACCAGGCCCTCGCCGGCCAAACGCTGATCTTCAACCGGCAGTATCAGGCCGCCGAGGCCCACTTCGACCGGCTGGCGCGGCAGTACCCCGACTCCCCACTGGGTTCCTTCGGCTTGATGGCGCTCTACAACTCCAAGATGTTCGAGAATTTCGACTTCTCCCTCGACGCGACCTTCGAGCAGGAACAGCGGCGCAACAAGGTCATCGTCGACAAGATCGCGGACAGCAAGACCTCCAGCGCCTGGGACAACTTCCTCTGCGGCGCCAGCAGCGGCCTGCGCGGCTTCTACTACATCCGCAAGGACGAGTATTTCAAGGCGCTGAGCGAGAGCAACCAGGCCAAGAAATGCCTCGAACGCGCCCTGCAGCTGGACCCGGCCTTCGTCGACGTCAACCTGGGCCTGGGCCTGTTCAATTATTGGAAGAGCGTCTTCACCAGCCGCTTCAAGTTCCTTCCCTTCTTCAAGGACCGGCGCAAGGAGGGCATCGCCCAGATCCAGCAGGCGATCGCGGAGGGCTCGGTCGTCAACGACTTGGCGACGGCGGCCCTGGTCTTCGTCTACCACGAGCAGAGCAACGGGCGCCTGGGCCTGCCCCTGGCGCAGAAGCTCTTGGACAAGTACCCCCAGAACATCGTCATGAAGAACCTCAAGGGCAACTTCCTCTCCCTGACGGGCAAGCAGGCCGAGGCCATCGAGGTGCTGAACGGCGTCCTGAAGGAAGACCCCTCGATCAACGTCGCGCGCTACTTCCGGGGCCTGGCCTACAACCGGGCCGGGAATTACGCCGCGGCCAAGCAGAGCTTCGAGGAATTTTTGGCCAACAAACCCTCGGCTGCCTGGCAGGCCTACGCCCACTACATGCTCGGCCACATCGCCCTCCGGAACGGCCAGCGCGAGGAGGCCTTCTCGCAATTCAAGGCCGGAGAGAAGGCCTATGGGAAGTACAACGCCAATCTGAAGATGATCCTCAAGATGCGGAAGGGGGAGATTTAG